One Candidatus Aegiribacteria sp. DNA window includes the following coding sequences:
- a CDS encoding zf-HC2 domain-containing protein yields the protein MKCPDFEILMLMLDGELPEDQLKEVTDHVESCRECRKIISSQEHIETSWRDSFRSPDDDRFRAIEQQLFDKINHHSSWKWWTAVPIAAGIAVVLLGVKFILSEKPSIEIPSGYSMYESEANRTITEHLEDSFYQIAPEAGYSIDSVTSEAPLETQPIQFTDVSVETDTHSRISGIGYGSDADREISGAVSGGGAEMQTGASGTAQGGEELLGASASPDEISESLDVSARGSGGLLHEDYYFEEGTLEETEEIMSHDDRISEDGLIFSLESSCGEIHQEESEVETVLSPDMDTTGLKTVSSIPASSIEDRTEEIIGIQTIDGIMPADEVSSLWRDSEKLSNIELVFDINGEPDSMTALLLDSLIPEWYLYIPFIFRDTTLIIQRDGIYEYFVNVNTAPACENE from the coding sequence ATGAAATGCCCTGATTTTGAGATTCTGATGCTGATGCTGGATGGTGAATTACCTGAGGATCAGCTGAAAGAAGTAACAGATCATGTTGAGTCGTGTCGTGAATGCAGGAAAATTATAAGTTCTCAGGAGCATATTGAAACTTCATGGCGAGACAGCTTCAGATCTCCGGATGATGATCGATTCAGAGCAATCGAACAGCAGCTGTTCGACAAGATAAATCATCACTCTAGTTGGAAATGGTGGACAGCCGTTCCCATTGCTGCAGGAATAGCTGTTGTTCTACTGGGAGTAAAATTCATTCTTTCCGAGAAACCGTCCATAGAAATTCCTTCCGGCTACTCTATGTACGAATCAGAAGCGAACCGGACAATTACAGAACATTTGGAAGATTCATTTTATCAAATTGCACCTGAGGCAGGATACAGCATTGATTCGGTGACGTCTGAAGCACCATTGGAAACTCAACCGATTCAATTCACTGATGTGTCCGTTGAAACTGATACTCATTCAAGAATATCAGGTATCGGGTACGGATCGGATGCCGATAGAGAGATATCCGGAGCAGTTTCAGGAGGTGGTGCGGAAATGCAGACGGGTGCTTCCGGAACCGCTCAGGGAGGAGAGGAGCTGCTTGGAGCATCTGCATCCCCTGATGAAATATCGGAATCACTCGATGTTTCCGCGAGAGGCAGCGGCGGATTATTGCATGAGGATTACTATTTTGAAGAAGGAACTCTCGAAGAAACTGAAGAAATCATGTCTCATGATGATCGAATCTCCGAAGATGGATTAATTTTCTCATTGGAGTCCAGCTGCGGCGAGATTCATCAGGAAGAATCAGAGGTAGAAACTGTGCTGTCTCCGGATATGGATACAACGGGACTCAAAACGGTATCTTCAATCCCAGCTTCGTCCATAGAGGACAGAACTGAGGAGATCATCGGGATTCAGACCATTGACGGCATTATGCCTGCTGATGAAGTTTCATCCCTGTGGCGGGATTCTGAGAAACTTTCCAACATTGAGCTTGTCTTTGATATTAACGGTGAACCGGACAGTATGACAGCATTACTTCTTGATTCGCTCATTCCCGAGTGGTATTTGTATATTCCATTTATATTCAGAGACACAACGCTGATAATTCAGCGCGATGGTATATATGAATACTTTGTAAATGTTAACACTGCACCTGCTTGCGAGAATGAGTAA
- the lpxA gene encoding acyl-ACP--UDP-N-acetylglucosamine O-acyltransferase yields the protein MIHSTAVIESDIPSDASIGPYSVIGPDVKLGSGVRVAAHVCLMGPATIGDSVSIGPSAVIGTDPQDLKYNNERTEVIIGQRTVIREFANINRGTVDSGRTIVGSDCLIMAYVHIAHDCEIGDRVILANSVNMAGHVQIGSDVTIGGVVPIHQFVRIGEYSMIGGGYRVSRDVPPFVLAGGYPLRVSALNRIGLRRKGFNRERLDDLDTVFRYLFRSDGILTSKARELMENTELSEDSRKLADFILSSNRGVIS from the coding sequence ATGATACACTCTACTGCTGTCATTGAATCAGACATTCCCTCCGATGCTTCCATAGGTCCATACTCAGTAATAGGACCGGATGTTAAATTAGGAAGCGGTGTGAGGGTTGCTGCACACGTATGTCTTATGGGTCCGGCCACTATTGGAGATTCCGTCAGCATAGGTCCTTCAGCCGTTATCGGGACCGATCCCCAGGATCTGAAATACAATAACGAGAGAACCGAAGTTATTATCGGGCAGCGAACTGTCATTCGCGAGTTTGCGAATATCAACAGGGGAACAGTTGATTCCGGTCGGACAATTGTTGGATCGGATTGTTTGATAATGGCTTACGTACATATTGCTCATGATTGTGAAATTGGAGACAGAGTCATTCTTGCGAACTCCGTCAACATGGCCGGTCATGTGCAGATTGGCAGCGATGTAACAATCGGAGGTGTTGTACCCATCCATCAGTTTGTCAGAATAGGTGAGTATTCAATGATTGGAGGAGGGTACAGGGTAAGCAGGGATGTCCCGCCGTTCGTGCTTGCGGGAGGGTATCCGTTGCGGGTATCAGCGCTGAATCGTATAGGACTTCGCAGAAAAGGCTTCAACAGAGAAAGACTTGATGATCTTGATACTGTATTCAGATACCTGTTCCGCTCCGATGGTATTCTTACCTCTAAAGCCAGGGAACTGATGGAAAATACAGAGCTGTCAGAAGATTCGCGGAAACTCGCTGATTTTATCCTGTCAAGCAACAGAGGAGTTATCAGCTGA
- the serC gene encoding 3-phosphoserine/phosphohydroxythreonine transaminase translates to MPERIHNFFAGPATLPYDVVKKSFSEAVNFNDSGMSVMEISHRSAAFDSMFTEAQKNMLEIMGLSNDEYAVLFLGGGASTQFCAVPFNFLEKDMTADYVVTGGWSKKAVKEAKFFGNVNIAASSEDANFSFIPKQFDLTPGAAYVHTTSNNTLVGTQIKDFPQTGDVPLVCDMSSDFLSRKLDFSKFSLIYAGAQKNIGPSGVTAVVIKRSWAEKARKEVPSMLAYATHIDKNSLFNTPPSFPVYVVGNVMKWILEQGGLEAVETANNRKAGLLYEYMDENSDYYRCTVTDPASRSLMNVTFRLPTEELEKKFIAEGADNNLIGLKGHRSVGGCRASIYNAMPHEGVEALVNFMKRFKAVN, encoded by the coding sequence ATGCCAGAGCGCATACACAATTTCTTCGCAGGTCCGGCTACTCTTCCATACGATGTTGTTAAAAAATCTTTTTCCGAAGCTGTAAATTTCAATGACAGTGGAATGTCAGTTATGGAGATATCCCACCGGTCTGCCGCTTTTGACAGCATGTTCACCGAAGCGCAGAAGAATATGCTTGAGATCATGGGACTCTCGAATGACGAATACGCTGTCCTCTTCCTCGGCGGCGGAGCCAGTACACAGTTCTGTGCCGTTCCTTTCAACTTCCTCGAGAAAGACATGACTGCTGATTATGTAGTTACCGGCGGATGGTCGAAGAAAGCTGTCAAAGAAGCTAAATTCTTCGGTAATGTGAATATCGCCGCCAGCAGTGAAGACGCGAACTTCAGTTTCATTCCGAAGCAGTTCGACCTCACTCCCGGAGCCGCTTACGTTCATACGACCAGTAACAACACTCTTGTTGGCACCCAGATAAAGGACTTCCCTCAAACCGGTGATGTCCCTCTTGTCTGTGACATGTCCAGTGATTTCCTGTCCAGAAAACTTGATTTCAGCAAATTCTCGCTTATCTACGCTGGAGCGCAGAAGAATATCGGCCCATCCGGTGTCACCGCTGTCGTTATCAAGCGTTCATGGGCTGAGAAAGCACGCAAGGAAGTCCCTTCGATGCTTGCTTACGCTACCCACATCGATAAGAATTCCCTTTTCAATACTCCACCCTCCTTCCCGGTCTACGTCGTTGGCAACGTAATGAAGTGGATACTGGAGCAGGGCGGTCTCGAAGCTGTTGAGACGGCAAACAACAGGAAAGCCGGGCTGCTTTACGAGTATATGGACGAGAACAGTGATTACTACAGATGCACGGTAACCGATCCTGCAAGCAGATCTCTTATGAACGTCACGTTCCGTCTCCCAACCGAGGAACTTGAGAAGAAGTTCATTGCTGAAGGAGCCGACAACAACCTCATCGGACTCAAGGGACACAGATCAGTCGGCGGCTGCAGAGCATCCATCTACAACGCCATGCCGCACGAGGGTGTCGAAGCACTTGTGAACTTTATGAAGAGGTTCAAGGCGGTAAATTAG
- a CDS encoding sigma-70 family RNA polymerase sigma factor encodes MLLSVLLMIVDEETNPDLELLRKAKDGDREAFGELFRKYEKRVFRVARRMCGSDDEAWDITQDAFIRAMQAMDRFDTKYRFFTWIYRITTNLAINYSQKRMRRREVCFDEGFSAEGQQTTKDDLDDMVARDQLIHSIEKAVEKLTPALKAVFVLRVDQQLSYSEIAESLGIALGTVMSRLNRARGKVREEIGSMLGEWE; translated from the coding sequence ATGCTCCTGAGTGTATTACTTATGATTGTAGATGAAGAGACCAATCCTGATCTTGAATTGCTCAGGAAGGCAAAAGATGGCGACAGAGAAGCATTCGGGGAATTATTCAGAAAGTACGAGAAAAGAGTTTTCAGGGTGGCCAGACGGATGTGCGGCAGTGATGATGAAGCCTGGGATATTACGCAGGATGCGTTCATCAGGGCAATGCAGGCAATGGATAGGTTCGATACAAAATACAGATTTTTTACCTGGATATACAGGATTACTACGAATCTTGCGATTAACTACTCGCAGAAAAGAATGAGAAGACGAGAAGTGTGTTTTGACGAAGGATTCAGCGCTGAAGGACAGCAGACTACTAAGGATGATCTGGATGACATGGTTGCAAGAGATCAGCTTATACACTCAATTGAGAAAGCTGTTGAGAAGCTTACTCCCGCACTGAAAGCGGTTTTTGTACTCCGGGTTGATCAGCAGCTCAGTTATTCAGAGATAGCAGAAAGCCTTGGTATCGCGCTTGGTACAGTCATGTCAAGATTGAACAGAGCAAGAGGGAAAGTCAGAGAAGAAATTGGTTCAATGCTGGGGGAATGGGAATGA
- a CDS encoding T9SS type A sorting domain-containing protein: MRFKLYTSPLIVLSFILIPALSFAEPDWYWLHPTPTGASIHESFFIDSENGWISTANALYITHNGGESWEEGFVWPWSNPRFCDIFFIDSLEGWACAYGLILHTTDGGSTWDIQTSEFQVWFKSIHFVNSECGYAVGHNSAVVRTDNGGDTWYRQAVSDHGHTFEDVFFVDSTTGWIAGLRSSFFFTNTAGSSWIEQPTGIVPIGSYDFLWFNDSQTGWAAATTGEIIATSDGGENWVQQYSEFHWLSDFDFADLNHGVACCRNSGAIIRTDDGGKTWVYEIVPHELADPLTLYTISYPDATTILTAGVYGLIFRRTDAAGWETLSNHMIIESQRGICHIPTGNVWVCGLYDKIMHSADNGLTWEFQTLPPEVKVLNDICFLDSNIGYACGRKENGQGVVIRTFNGGSTWEIASPPPNLQELYSLDFVSYDSGVAVGALGEVIRTFDGGTSWVRMNPLTYMTLKKFRFGDADHGWAVGNSGIVLRCDFSSDSWSLQYSSTDSDMYSLFALNADTAWAGGWNGTIIRTHNGGDNWYKIGETGNDYQDIWFFNGNYGYFAGGGNVWITENGGNSLYGSTASRNGYVRYFCFSDPNNGWGCGNSGHILRYGEGGTSVEDQTTSCMSSSLNLSISPNPFVSLFCISFDLPEPSQARLSVYDISGRVVMALDLEYMNEREQNILLDGARLQPGIYLVRLEYNGQVSTSSCVRLR, encoded by the coding sequence ATGAGATTTAAACTGTATACATCACCATTGATAGTACTTTCTTTCATTCTCATTCCTGCTTTGTCTTTCGCCGAACCAGATTGGTACTGGTTGCATCCGACACCTACCGGAGCATCTATCCATGAAAGCTTCTTCATAGATTCAGAAAATGGTTGGATTTCGACAGCGAACGCACTTTATATAACTCATAATGGTGGTGAATCGTGGGAGGAAGGCTTTGTTTGGCCCTGGTCTAATCCAAGGTTTTGCGATATCTTTTTCATTGATTCATTAGAGGGCTGGGCATGTGCATATGGCCTTATTCTCCATACTACAGACGGAGGCAGCACTTGGGATATTCAAACAAGTGAATTCCAGGTATGGTTTAAATCAATTCATTTCGTAAACTCAGAATGCGGGTATGCAGTTGGTCACAATTCTGCAGTAGTGCGCACAGACAATGGTGGTGATACATGGTATAGACAAGCAGTGTCTGATCATGGCCATACTTTTGAGGATGTGTTTTTCGTTGATTCAACGACAGGATGGATTGCAGGCCTCAGGAGTTCCTTCTTTTTTACAAATACAGCAGGCTCTTCCTGGATTGAGCAGCCCACAGGAATTGTCCCTATTGGTAGTTATGATTTCCTCTGGTTCAATGATAGTCAGACCGGTTGGGCGGCAGCTACTACCGGGGAAATTATCGCCACCTCTGATGGAGGGGAGAACTGGGTTCAACAGTATTCAGAATTTCATTGGCTAAGTGATTTCGATTTCGCCGATCTGAATCATGGAGTTGCTTGTTGTAGAAATTCAGGTGCGATAATCCGTACTGATGACGGAGGAAAAACCTGGGTTTATGAGATTGTTCCGCATGAATTGGCTGATCCCCTGACGCTGTACACAATCTCATATCCTGATGCTACCACAATACTGACAGCAGGTGTGTACGGTCTCATCTTCAGGAGAACCGATGCTGCCGGATGGGAGACATTATCCAACCATATGATTATTGAAAGTCAGAGGGGAATCTGCCATATCCCCACGGGCAACGTCTGGGTTTGCGGTTTGTACGACAAGATAATGCACTCTGCAGACAACGGTTTAACTTGGGAATTCCAGACTCTACCACCCGAAGTTAAAGTGCTTAACGATATATGCTTCTTGGACTCAAACATCGGATATGCATGTGGACGTAAAGAGAATGGTCAAGGTGTTGTGATTCGGACCTTTAATGGTGGAAGCACTTGGGAGATTGCCTCTCCTCCTCCTAATCTTCAAGAACTCTATTCTCTTGATTTTGTTTCGTATGATAGTGGTGTTGCTGTTGGTGCACTGGGTGAAGTCATACGCACATTTGACGGTGGAACTAGCTGGGTTAGGATGAATCCACTGACATACATGACACTAAAGAAATTCCGGTTCGGAGATGCTGACCATGGATGGGCAGTCGGAAATAGTGGAATTGTTTTGCGATGTGATTTCTCTTCAGATTCCTGGTCACTGCAATACAGTAGCACAGATTCAGATATGTATAGCTTATTCGCACTAAACGCTGATACTGCTTGGGCTGGAGGTTGGAACGGTACAATCATAAGGACCCATAACGGTGGAGATAACTGGTACAAGATAGGTGAGACTGGCAATGACTATCAGGATATCTGGTTTTTCAATGGGAACTACGGGTATTTTGCAGGAGGAGGCAATGTTTGGATCACCGAAAATGGTGGTAACTCACTCTACGGATCAACAGCATCAAGAAATGGCTACGTCCGTTACTTCTGCTTCAGCGATCCGAATAACGGATGGGGATGTGGAAATAGTGGTCATATTCTCCGTTACGGAGAGGGGGGAACCAGCGTAGAGGATCAGACGACTTCCTGTATGTCCTCATCGCTTAACCTTTCCATTTCCCCAAATCCCTTCGTATCCCTGTTCTGTATATCATTCGATCTTCCTGAACCCTCGCAGGCTCGATTAAGTGTATACGACATTTCCGGTCGAGTGGTCATGGCACTGGATCTGGAATATATGAATGAAAGAGAACAAAATATATTGCTTGACGGTGCCCGGTTGCAGCCAGGTATCTACCTGGTTCGTCTCGAATACAATGGGCAGGTAAGCACCAGTTCGTGTGTCAGGCTCAGATAA
- the ligA gene encoding NAD-dependent DNA ligase LigA has translation MIPEEAHSEVRRLRELIRHHNQLYYGENRSLITDGEYDALLRKLIQLETQWPELQMEDSPSRRVGSKPVAGFPPIRWNPPMLSLDNVFSFDEFQKFNSRIMRELDLDSTPVYSVEPKLDGLAIALIYRDGVLISAGTRGDGTEGEDITPNARTVHSIPLRLARPFPGTLIVRGEVIFRKDDFRRMNQNRIKDDLNPFANPRNAASGSLRQLDSRITASRPLSFISYGTAEWPEGITSQNSLFSLLDSLGIPVSPLNSVCWSIEEVKTAFEKLEDLRDSLPFEIDGVVIKLNEASLQQKIGIQSRFPKWATAWKFQAEEVVTRLLDINIQVGRTGRLTPVASLLPVFVGGVTVSSATLHNEDELRKKDARPGDMVIVRRAGDVIPEVVRSLGRPSEEERGERFEFPDRCPVCGGPIARPEGVAVHRCMNPSCPARLRESIFHWASRDALDIEGLGRKLAKQLVETELVNDISDLYHLSRQQLSSMERMGEKSADNLINELQESRNTDLQRFITGLGIPGVGRTVAGLLADRFSSIKDIMEAEVEDFIDVDGIGPVLAENLHAFFHEPVTLGVVERLLQAGFNPESRHTHNSDKPLDGMTVVFTGGISMSRSEAREIAEAAGATVTGSVSSKTNLIVAGPGAGSKLQKARELGIEIINEEEFLKRL, from the coding sequence ATGATTCCTGAAGAAGCACACTCCGAGGTTCGAAGGCTCAGGGAACTCATCCGCCATCACAATCAACTCTATTACGGTGAGAATCGCTCTCTGATCACCGACGGTGAGTACGATGCACTCTTGCGAAAGTTAATACAGCTCGAAACACAGTGGCCTGAATTGCAGATGGAAGATTCACCTTCAAGGAGAGTCGGATCGAAACCTGTAGCCGGGTTTCCGCCAATCAGATGGAATCCTCCCATGCTCAGCCTCGATAATGTGTTCAGCTTTGATGAATTCCAGAAATTCAACAGCAGAATAATGCGTGAACTCGACCTTGACAGTACTCCGGTCTATTCCGTTGAACCCAAACTGGATGGTCTTGCGATCGCGCTGATCTACCGTGACGGTGTTCTCATCAGCGCGGGAACGAGGGGAGACGGTACTGAGGGAGAGGATATCACTCCTAACGCAAGAACCGTTCACTCGATTCCGCTCCGATTGGCTCGACCTTTTCCGGGTACTCTGATTGTTCGGGGGGAAGTCATCTTCAGAAAAGATGATTTCAGAAGAATGAATCAGAACAGGATAAAGGATGATCTGAATCCCTTTGCAAATCCCAGAAACGCCGCCTCCGGCTCCCTGAGACAACTGGACAGCAGAATTACAGCATCAAGGCCGCTCAGTTTCATATCGTACGGTACTGCTGAATGGCCTGAAGGGATCACTTCACAGAACAGCTTATTCTCGCTTCTGGATTCGCTTGGGATTCCTGTCAGTCCTCTCAATTCAGTTTGCTGGAGTATTGAAGAGGTCAAAACAGCGTTTGAGAAACTGGAAGACCTTCGTGACTCTCTACCCTTCGAAATCGATGGGGTTGTAATAAAGCTCAACGAAGCTTCGCTTCAGCAGAAGATCGGGATTCAGAGCAGATTCCCGAAATGGGCTACAGCCTGGAAATTCCAGGCGGAGGAAGTAGTTACGAGATTGCTTGATATCAATATCCAGGTTGGAAGAACCGGAAGACTCACTCCTGTTGCAAGCCTTTTGCCCGTTTTTGTAGGTGGCGTTACCGTATCAAGCGCTACCCTTCACAACGAGGATGAACTCAGGAAAAAGGATGCCAGACCAGGTGATATGGTGATAGTCCGCAGAGCGGGCGATGTGATACCGGAAGTTGTCAGATCACTTGGAAGGCCATCCGAAGAGGAGAGGGGAGAGCGGTTCGAGTTTCCCGACAGATGTCCGGTGTGCGGCGGTCCGATCGCAAGACCGGAAGGTGTAGCTGTTCACAGATGCATGAATCCATCATGCCCCGCAAGACTGCGTGAAAGCATCTTCCACTGGGCTTCGAGGGATGCCCTGGATATTGAAGGCCTTGGCAGAAAACTGGCGAAGCAGCTCGTGGAAACAGAACTTGTAAACGATATCTCAGACCTCTATCACCTTTCCCGCCAGCAGCTATCATCGATGGAAAGAATGGGTGAGAAGTCCGCTGACAATCTAATCAATGAACTTCAAGAAAGCCGAAATACTGATCTTCAGAGATTTATCACAGGCCTTGGCATACCTGGAGTAGGAAGAACGGTTGCAGGACTTCTGGCAGACAGATTCAGCAGTATCAAGGACATAATGGAAGCTGAAGTAGAGGATTTCATTGACGTAGACGGAATAGGTCCGGTGCTTGCTGAAAATCTTCATGCGTTTTTTCATGAACCTGTTACGCTTGGGGTGGTTGAGCGGCTGCTTCAGGCCGGTTTCAATCCTGAAAGCAGACACACTCACAATTCTGATAAACCCCTCGATGGAATGACTGTTGTATTTACAGGTGGAATATCCATGTCTCGCTCAGAAGCCAGGGAAATAGCTGAAGCAGCCGGCGCGACGGTTACAGGAAGCGTTTCCAGTAAAACCAATTTAATAGTAGCCGGCCCGGGAGCCGGAAGCAAACTTCAGAAAGCCCGTGAACTTGGGATTGAAATAATAAATGAAGAGGAATTCCTCAAGCGGTTATAA
- a CDS encoding DUF1926 domain-containing protein has product MIEVMESHDGFRTGFHISGTLLEWLESYHPEYLKKVSLMCRKGQMELLTSGRYEPILPIFRRFDIIEQISRYSDHLESLTGKRPEGLWLSERVWEPQLPSILCEAGISYAVVDDFHLQKAGIEGMNLFHPFITEDAGKTVRLLGSNRELRYSIPFASVEDTMRELERLNNSGADLVFYGDDGEKFGVWPGTNELCYAQGWLDTFLSAIESAPWLEVVLPSAASRVNLSGPVYIPTASYSEMGEWISEGFWRNFLSTYPESKELHGRILEAEKTVRRSRSETALHHFWRSQCNCSFWHGVFGGIYLPHLREAVWKELHSAEREALREMDMYPFIGNSDIDADGQEETVIVTEIQSLLVHPEKGLTVSEFSFLPDHAGPVPMGHVLSRRREKYHDGIPGMTDSGEVRTIHDDLLSKEDGLADRVIIDRWRRVLFSDLVMVPDVTFEDWKRCDSRIVSFQKSFSSCSFGQSEKIVDFKGTYERNNLELAKDLHVDLNYARITVESVYSVNPFDRTGMEICLNLMTGNSPDRCFRIDSGPERMMGEDGTARGKRIEIIDRWRKVIVIVDIDNEADIWFAPLESVNRSENGYERVHQGAAMYISNQADKAGHNLLNLLVEMKSLNDS; this is encoded by the coding sequence ATGATTGAAGTTATGGAATCGCATGATGGATTCAGAACCGGATTTCACATTTCCGGCACACTGCTGGAATGGCTGGAATCGTATCATCCCGAATATCTGAAAAAGGTTTCGCTCATGTGCCGCAAAGGGCAGATGGAATTACTGACCAGCGGCAGGTACGAACCGATCCTTCCTATCTTCAGGCGGTTCGACATTATAGAACAGATATCCCGCTATTCCGATCATCTCGAATCTCTCACCGGCAAACGACCGGAGGGTCTCTGGCTCAGCGAGAGAGTATGGGAACCGCAGCTGCCTTCAATTCTTTGTGAGGCCGGTATTTCCTACGCTGTAGTCGATGATTTTCACCTGCAGAAGGCTGGCATCGAAGGAATGAACCTTTTTCATCCCTTCATAACCGAAGATGCCGGAAAGACAGTCAGGCTTCTTGGAAGCAACAGGGAACTCAGATACAGTATCCCGTTTGCTTCGGTCGAGGATACAATGAGAGAACTCGAACGGTTGAACAACAGCGGCGCGGATCTCGTCTTCTATGGAGATGACGGAGAGAAGTTCGGCGTCTGGCCCGGAACGAATGAACTCTGTTACGCTCAGGGATGGCTCGATACTTTTCTCAGCGCGATTGAATCCGCTCCATGGCTTGAGGTGGTCCTGCCCTCAGCAGCGTCGAGAGTAAATTTATCCGGACCTGTCTATATTCCCACCGCGAGTTATTCAGAGATGGGTGAGTGGATTTCAGAAGGTTTCTGGAGGAATTTTCTTTCAACCTATCCTGAATCTAAAGAACTGCACGGCAGGATACTCGAGGCTGAAAAAACAGTACGCCGCTCCCGAAGTGAAACAGCCCTTCATCACTTCTGGAGAAGTCAGTGCAACTGTTCCTTCTGGCATGGGGTATTTGGAGGAATATACCTTCCACATTTGAGAGAAGCTGTATGGAAGGAACTTCACTCGGCTGAACGCGAAGCCCTTCGTGAAATGGACATGTATCCATTCATAGGAAACAGCGATATAGACGCTGACGGACAAGAGGAAACTGTCATAGTGACAGAAATTCAATCACTGCTTGTTCATCCTGAGAAGGGTCTTACGGTAAGCGAGTTCAGCTTCTTGCCCGACCACGCAGGTCCTGTACCCATGGGGCATGTCCTCAGCAGACGCCGCGAGAAATATCATGATGGTATTCCTGGAATGACCGATTCAGGAGAAGTAAGGACAATTCATGACGATCTGCTCTCGAAGGAAGACGGGCTCGCGGACAGGGTAATTATCGACCGATGGAGAAGGGTACTGTTCAGCGATCTGGTGATGGTGCCTGATGTAACGTTTGAAGACTGGAAACGGTGTGATTCTCGAATCGTCAGCTTCCAGAAATCATTTTCATCGTGTTCGTTCGGTCAGTCAGAAAAAATTGTTGATTTCAAAGGCACATATGAGAGAAACAACCTTGAACTCGCGAAGGATCTGCACGTTGATCTGAACTACGCACGGATTACTGTAGAATCAGTGTATTCCGTCAATCCATTTGATAGAACCGGCATGGAGATATGCCTGAATCTTATGACCGGAAACTCGCCTGACCGCTGTTTCAGAATTGATTCAGGGCCGGAGCGAATGATGGGTGAAGACGGTACCGCAAGGGGAAAGCGGATAGAGATTATTGACCGCTGGCGGAAGGTCATAGTTATAGTAGATATTGATAATGAAGCTGATATCTGGTTCGCGCCCCTTGAATCGGTCAACAGATCGGAGAACGGGTATGAAAGAGTGCACCAGGGTGCTGCCATGTATATTTCCAACCAGGCAGATAAAGCCGGGCATAACTTACTTAACTTACTTGTTGAAATGAAGAGTCTGAATGATTCCTGA